One genomic window of Equus caballus isolate H_3958 breed thoroughbred chromosome 6, TB-T2T, whole genome shotgun sequence includes the following:
- the AKAP3 gene encoding A-kinase anchor protein 3 isoform X3, which yields MTISGDPRKGFFVDYYNTTNKGSPGRLHFEMTHRDNPSQGPSAQTGNTSSVDEVSFYANRLTNLVIAMARKEINETIDGSENKCIHQSLYMGDDPTPNKSLSAVASELVNKTVAACSKNGTSDRVPGSGDRASGLLQSSPNLKYKTTLKIKESSKESKGPDDKPASKKSFFYKEVFESRNEGDTKEGGRSLPAERKMFRGQERPDDFTASVSQGIMTYANSVVSDMMVSIMKTLRIQVKDTTIITILLKKVLIKHAKKVVSDLIDSFMKNLHSVTGTLMTDSDFVSAVKRSLFSQGSQKATDIMDAMLGKLYTVIFTKRPPENIRKTKDKAESFSLVSMKGMGDPKNRNVNFATMKSEGKLREKMFCHASKPEDEKTCAKTLGEHLIKEGLTLWHKNQQREGKFPSLQQATFAAPNEQCKPTPESLLGYPLDTCNFIPPMHDPEKLENFMCDSGSWAKDLLISALLLIQYHLAQGGSMDPQSFLEAAGSTNFPINKSPEVSDEPRIHLGGDQEEAEKKDLKSVFFNFIQNLLSETIFKSDHSSEVKVPEQPIREGEGRQCERPVTPSPIKLSEDDEAGGPFAGLTKMVVNQLDGHMNGQMIEHLTDSVMKLCLIIAKSCDSPLAELGDDKSGDASRPTSALPDSLYACLPAKGTETAEALVQNAYQAIHNELRGSGQPPEECAAPKVIVSNHNLTDTVQNKQLQAVLQWVAASELNVPILYFAGDDEGIQEKLLQLSAAAVDKGRSVGEVLQSVLRYEKERQLDEAVGNVTRLQLLDWLMVNL from the exons ATGACCATCTCAGGAGACCCACGCAAGGGTTTCTTTGTGGACTATTATAACACCACCAACAAGGGCAGTCCAGGGAGATTGCATTTTGAGATGACTCACAGAGACAACCCTTCCCAGGGTCCCAGTGCCCAAACTGGTAATACGAGTTCAGTAGATGAAGTTTCCTTCTATGCTAACCGCCTCACAAATCTAGTCATAGCCATGGCCCGCAAGGAGATCAATGAGACGATCGATGGCTCTGAAAACAAGTGCATCCATCAGTCTTTGTACATGGGGGATGACCCCACACCCAACAAAAGCCTGAGTGCAGTGGCATCAGAGCTGGTGAATAAGACCGTCGCTGCATGTTCCAAGAATGGTACCTCAGATAGAGTTCCTGGCTCTGGCGACAGAGCCTCAGGATTGTTACAGAGTTCCCCAAATTTGAAATACAAGACCACTTTGAAGATTAAAGAGAGCTCCAAGGAAAGCAAGGGTCCAGATGACAAGCCTGCTTCTAAGAAGTCTTTCTTCTATAAGGAAGTGTTTGAATCTCGTAATGAGGGTGATACTAAAGAGGGTGGAAGGTCTTTACCAGCGGAGAGAAAGATGTTCAGAGGGCAAGAAAGGCCTGATGACTTTACAGCTTCTGTTAGTCAAGGGATCATGACCTATGCTAACAGTGTGGTATCTGACATGATGGTCTCTATCATGAAGACACTGAGGATCCAAGTCAAGGAcacaaccatcatcactatcctGCTAAAGAAGGTACTAATCAAGCATGCGAAAAAGGTGGTCTCAGATCTCATTGACTCCTTCATGAAGAACCTCCACAGTGTCACAGGGACCCTCATGACTGACTCAGACTTTGTATCAGCTGTGAAAAGAAGTCTCTTCTCTCAGGGTAGCCAGAAGGCCACAGATATCATGGATGCCATGCTGGGTAAGCTATACACTGTGATATTTACCAAGAGACCTCCTGAGAATATCAGGAAAACCAAGGACAAGGCTGAGAGTTTTTCCCTTGTCTCCATGAAAGGAATGGGTGACCctaaaaacagaaatgtaaattTCGCAACAATGAAATCTGAAGGtaaattgagagaaaaaatgTTCTGTCATGCATCCAAACCAGAGGACGAGAAGACTTGTGCCAAAACTCTGGGAGAACACCTTATCAAAGAGGGACTGACCTTGTGGCATAAAAAtcagcaaagagaaggaaaatttccAAGTTTACAGCAAGCAACATTTGCAGCTCCCAACGAACAGTGTAAGCCTACACCAGAGAGTCTCCTGGGATATCCTCTGGATACTTGCAACTTCATCCCCCCTATGCATGACCCAGAGAAACTTGAGAATTTTATGTGCGATTCAGGCTCCTGGGCCAAGGACCTGCTCATATCTGCCTTACTTCTGATTCAATACCACCTGGCTCAGGGAGGAAGCATGGATCCGCAGAGCTTCCTCGAAGCTGCTGGCAGCACCAATTTTCCCATCAACAAGTCCCCTGAAGTTTCTGATGAGCCCAGAATCCACTTGGGAGGTGaccaagaagaagcagaaaagaaggaTCTAAAGAGCGTTTTCTTCAACTTTATCCAGAATTTACTTAGTGAGACCATTTTCAAGAGTGACCATAGCTCTGAAGTCAAGGTGCCAGAACAGCCAATTAGGGAAGGAGAGGGCCGCCAGTGTGAAAGACCTGTAACACCTTCTCCCATCAAATTAAGTGAAGACGATGAGGCTGGTGGTCCCTTTGCTGGCTTGACCAAGATGGTTGTCAACCAACTAGATGGCCACATGAATGGGCAGATGATAGAACATCTGACGGACTCAGTGATGAAGTTGTGTCTCATTATTGCCAAGTCCTGTGACTCTCCCTTGGCAGAGCTGGGAGACGATAAGTCTGGGGATGCCAGCAGGCCAACTTCAGCCCTCCCAGATAGTTTATATGCGTGTTTACCAGCCAAGGGCACAGAGACAGCAGAGGCTCTTGTACAGAATGCCTATCAAGCTATCCATAATGAATTGAGAGGATCAGGACAGCCCCCTGAAGAATGTGCAGCACCCAAAGTCATTGTCAGCAATCATAATCTAACTGACACGGTTCAGAACAAGCAACTCCAAGCCGTACTTCAATGGGTAGCTGCCTCTGAGCTCAATGTCCCTATTTTGTACTTTGCTGGTGATGATGAAGGAATCCAGGAGAAG CTACTCCAGCTTTCGGCTGCTGCCGTGGACAAAGGACGCAGCGTAGGTGAGGTTCTGCAGTCAGTCCTGCGCTACGAAAAGGAGCGACAGCTGGATGAGGCGGTGGGAAATGTTACACGGCTGCAGCTGCTGGACTGGCTGATGGTGAACCTGTGA
- the AKAP3 gene encoding A-kinase anchor protein 3 isoform X2, with product MSDRVDWLQSQNGVCKVDVYSPGDSQHQDWRLDASTDPVRVLSWLRRDLERSTAGFQDARFKAGESSLGGEMTISGDPRKGFFVDYYNTTNKGSPGRLHFEMTHRDNPSQGPSAQTGNTSSVDEVSFYANRLTNLVIAMARKEINETIDGSENKCIHQSLYMGDDPTPNKSLSAVASELVNKTVAACSKNGTSDRVPGSGDRASGLLQSSPNLKYKTTLKIKESSKESKGPDDKPASKKSFFYKEVFESRNEGDTKEGGRSLPAERKMFRGQERPDDFTASVSQGIMTYANSVVSDMMVSIMKTLRIQVKDTTIITILLKKVLIKHAKKVVSDLIDSFMKNLHSVTGTLMTDSDFVSAVKRSLFSQGSQKATDIMDAMLGKLYTVIFTKRPPENIRKTKDKAESFSLVSMKGMGDPKNRNVNFATMKSEGKLREKMFCHASKPEDEKTCAKTLGEHLIKEGLTLWHKNQQREGKFPSLQQATFAAPNEQCKPTPESLLGYPLDTCNFIPPMHDPEKLENFMCDSGSWAKDLLISALLLIQYHLAQGGSMDPQSFLEAAGSTNFPINKSPEVSDEPRIHLGGDQEEAEKKDLKSVFFNFIQNLLSETIFKSDHSSEVKVPEQPIREGEGRQCERPVTPSPIKLSEDDEAGGPFAGLTKMVVNQLDGHMNGQMIEHLTDSVMKLCLIIAKSCDSPLAELGDDKSGDASRPTSALPDSLYACLPAKGTETAEALVQNAYQAIHNELRGSGQPPEECAAPKVIVSNHNLTDTVQNKQLQAVLQWVAASELNVPILYFAGDDEGIQEKLLQLSAAAVDKGRSVGEVLQSVLRYEKERQLDEAVGNVTRLQLLDWLMVNL from the exons GATGCGTCAACTGATCCTGTAAGAGTGCTCAGCTGGCTCCGCAGAGACCTGGAAAGAAGTACAGCAGGGTTCCAAGATGCTAGGTTCAAGGCTGGGGAATCATCACTTGGTGGGGAAATGACCATCTCAGGAGACCCACGCAAGGGTTTCTTTGTGGACTATTATAACACCACCAACAAGGGCAGTCCAGGGAGATTGCATTTTGAGATGACTCACAGAGACAACCCTTCCCAGGGTCCCAGTGCCCAAACTGGTAATACGAGTTCAGTAGATGAAGTTTCCTTCTATGCTAACCGCCTCACAAATCTAGTCATAGCCATGGCCCGCAAGGAGATCAATGAGACGATCGATGGCTCTGAAAACAAGTGCATCCATCAGTCTTTGTACATGGGGGATGACCCCACACCCAACAAAAGCCTGAGTGCAGTGGCATCAGAGCTGGTGAATAAGACCGTCGCTGCATGTTCCAAGAATGGTACCTCAGATAGAGTTCCTGGCTCTGGCGACAGAGCCTCAGGATTGTTACAGAGTTCCCCAAATTTGAAATACAAGACCACTTTGAAGATTAAAGAGAGCTCCAAGGAAAGCAAGGGTCCAGATGACAAGCCTGCTTCTAAGAAGTCTTTCTTCTATAAGGAAGTGTTTGAATCTCGTAATGAGGGTGATACTAAAGAGGGTGGAAGGTCTTTACCAGCGGAGAGAAAGATGTTCAGAGGGCAAGAAAGGCCTGATGACTTTACAGCTTCTGTTAGTCAAGGGATCATGACCTATGCTAACAGTGTGGTATCTGACATGATGGTCTCTATCATGAAGACACTGAGGATCCAAGTCAAGGAcacaaccatcatcactatcctGCTAAAGAAGGTACTAATCAAGCATGCGAAAAAGGTGGTCTCAGATCTCATTGACTCCTTCATGAAGAACCTCCACAGTGTCACAGGGACCCTCATGACTGACTCAGACTTTGTATCAGCTGTGAAAAGAAGTCTCTTCTCTCAGGGTAGCCAGAAGGCCACAGATATCATGGATGCCATGCTGGGTAAGCTATACACTGTGATATTTACCAAGAGACCTCCTGAGAATATCAGGAAAACCAAGGACAAGGCTGAGAGTTTTTCCCTTGTCTCCATGAAAGGAATGGGTGACCctaaaaacagaaatgtaaattTCGCAACAATGAAATCTGAAGGtaaattgagagaaaaaatgTTCTGTCATGCATCCAAACCAGAGGACGAGAAGACTTGTGCCAAAACTCTGGGAGAACACCTTATCAAAGAGGGACTGACCTTGTGGCATAAAAAtcagcaaagagaaggaaaatttccAAGTTTACAGCAAGCAACATTTGCAGCTCCCAACGAACAGTGTAAGCCTACACCAGAGAGTCTCCTGGGATATCCTCTGGATACTTGCAACTTCATCCCCCCTATGCATGACCCAGAGAAACTTGAGAATTTTATGTGCGATTCAGGCTCCTGGGCCAAGGACCTGCTCATATCTGCCTTACTTCTGATTCAATACCACCTGGCTCAGGGAGGAAGCATGGATCCGCAGAGCTTCCTCGAAGCTGCTGGCAGCACCAATTTTCCCATCAACAAGTCCCCTGAAGTTTCTGATGAGCCCAGAATCCACTTGGGAGGTGaccaagaagaagcagaaaagaaggaTCTAAAGAGCGTTTTCTTCAACTTTATCCAGAATTTACTTAGTGAGACCATTTTCAAGAGTGACCATAGCTCTGAAGTCAAGGTGCCAGAACAGCCAATTAGGGAAGGAGAGGGCCGCCAGTGTGAAAGACCTGTAACACCTTCTCCCATCAAATTAAGTGAAGACGATGAGGCTGGTGGTCCCTTTGCTGGCTTGACCAAGATGGTTGTCAACCAACTAGATGGCCACATGAATGGGCAGATGATAGAACATCTGACGGACTCAGTGATGAAGTTGTGTCTCATTATTGCCAAGTCCTGTGACTCTCCCTTGGCAGAGCTGGGAGACGATAAGTCTGGGGATGCCAGCAGGCCAACTTCAGCCCTCCCAGATAGTTTATATGCGTGTTTACCAGCCAAGGGCACAGAGACAGCAGAGGCTCTTGTACAGAATGCCTATCAAGCTATCCATAATGAATTGAGAGGATCAGGACAGCCCCCTGAAGAATGTGCAGCACCCAAAGTCATTGTCAGCAATCATAATCTAACTGACACGGTTCAGAACAAGCAACTCCAAGCCGTACTTCAATGGGTAGCTGCCTCTGAGCTCAATGTCCCTATTTTGTACTTTGCTGGTGATGATGAAGGAATCCAGGAGAAG CTACTCCAGCTTTCGGCTGCTGCCGTGGACAAAGGACGCAGCGTAGGTGAGGTTCTGCAGTCAGTCCTGCGCTACGAAAAGGAGCGACAGCTGGATGAGGCGGTGGGAAATGTTACACGGCTGCAGCTGCTGGACTGGCTGATGGTGAACCTGTGA
- the AKAP3 gene encoding A-kinase anchor protein 3 isoform X1 has product MSERAALMSDRVDWLQSQNGVCKVDVYSPGDSQHQDWRLDASTDPVRVLSWLRRDLERSTAGFQDARFKAGESSLGGEMTISGDPRKGFFVDYYNTTNKGSPGRLHFEMTHRDNPSQGPSAQTGNTSSVDEVSFYANRLTNLVIAMARKEINETIDGSENKCIHQSLYMGDDPTPNKSLSAVASELVNKTVAACSKNGTSDRVPGSGDRASGLLQSSPNLKYKTTLKIKESSKESKGPDDKPASKKSFFYKEVFESRNEGDTKEGGRSLPAERKMFRGQERPDDFTASVSQGIMTYANSVVSDMMVSIMKTLRIQVKDTTIITILLKKVLIKHAKKVVSDLIDSFMKNLHSVTGTLMTDSDFVSAVKRSLFSQGSQKATDIMDAMLGKLYTVIFTKRPPENIRKTKDKAESFSLVSMKGMGDPKNRNVNFATMKSEGKLREKMFCHASKPEDEKTCAKTLGEHLIKEGLTLWHKNQQREGKFPSLQQATFAAPNEQCKPTPESLLGYPLDTCNFIPPMHDPEKLENFMCDSGSWAKDLLISALLLIQYHLAQGGSMDPQSFLEAAGSTNFPINKSPEVSDEPRIHLGGDQEEAEKKDLKSVFFNFIQNLLSETIFKSDHSSEVKVPEQPIREGEGRQCERPVTPSPIKLSEDDEAGGPFAGLTKMVVNQLDGHMNGQMIEHLTDSVMKLCLIIAKSCDSPLAELGDDKSGDASRPTSALPDSLYACLPAKGTETAEALVQNAYQAIHNELRGSGQPPEECAAPKVIVSNHNLTDTVQNKQLQAVLQWVAASELNVPILYFAGDDEGIQEKLLQLSAAAVDKGRSVGEVLQSVLRYEKERQLDEAVGNVTRLQLLDWLMVNL; this is encoded by the exons GATGCGTCAACTGATCCTGTAAGAGTGCTCAGCTGGCTCCGCAGAGACCTGGAAAGAAGTACAGCAGGGTTCCAAGATGCTAGGTTCAAGGCTGGGGAATCATCACTTGGTGGGGAAATGACCATCTCAGGAGACCCACGCAAGGGTTTCTTTGTGGACTATTATAACACCACCAACAAGGGCAGTCCAGGGAGATTGCATTTTGAGATGACTCACAGAGACAACCCTTCCCAGGGTCCCAGTGCCCAAACTGGTAATACGAGTTCAGTAGATGAAGTTTCCTTCTATGCTAACCGCCTCACAAATCTAGTCATAGCCATGGCCCGCAAGGAGATCAATGAGACGATCGATGGCTCTGAAAACAAGTGCATCCATCAGTCTTTGTACATGGGGGATGACCCCACACCCAACAAAAGCCTGAGTGCAGTGGCATCAGAGCTGGTGAATAAGACCGTCGCTGCATGTTCCAAGAATGGTACCTCAGATAGAGTTCCTGGCTCTGGCGACAGAGCCTCAGGATTGTTACAGAGTTCCCCAAATTTGAAATACAAGACCACTTTGAAGATTAAAGAGAGCTCCAAGGAAAGCAAGGGTCCAGATGACAAGCCTGCTTCTAAGAAGTCTTTCTTCTATAAGGAAGTGTTTGAATCTCGTAATGAGGGTGATACTAAAGAGGGTGGAAGGTCTTTACCAGCGGAGAGAAAGATGTTCAGAGGGCAAGAAAGGCCTGATGACTTTACAGCTTCTGTTAGTCAAGGGATCATGACCTATGCTAACAGTGTGGTATCTGACATGATGGTCTCTATCATGAAGACACTGAGGATCCAAGTCAAGGAcacaaccatcatcactatcctGCTAAAGAAGGTACTAATCAAGCATGCGAAAAAGGTGGTCTCAGATCTCATTGACTCCTTCATGAAGAACCTCCACAGTGTCACAGGGACCCTCATGACTGACTCAGACTTTGTATCAGCTGTGAAAAGAAGTCTCTTCTCTCAGGGTAGCCAGAAGGCCACAGATATCATGGATGCCATGCTGGGTAAGCTATACACTGTGATATTTACCAAGAGACCTCCTGAGAATATCAGGAAAACCAAGGACAAGGCTGAGAGTTTTTCCCTTGTCTCCATGAAAGGAATGGGTGACCctaaaaacagaaatgtaaattTCGCAACAATGAAATCTGAAGGtaaattgagagaaaaaatgTTCTGTCATGCATCCAAACCAGAGGACGAGAAGACTTGTGCCAAAACTCTGGGAGAACACCTTATCAAAGAGGGACTGACCTTGTGGCATAAAAAtcagcaaagagaaggaaaatttccAAGTTTACAGCAAGCAACATTTGCAGCTCCCAACGAACAGTGTAAGCCTACACCAGAGAGTCTCCTGGGATATCCTCTGGATACTTGCAACTTCATCCCCCCTATGCATGACCCAGAGAAACTTGAGAATTTTATGTGCGATTCAGGCTCCTGGGCCAAGGACCTGCTCATATCTGCCTTACTTCTGATTCAATACCACCTGGCTCAGGGAGGAAGCATGGATCCGCAGAGCTTCCTCGAAGCTGCTGGCAGCACCAATTTTCCCATCAACAAGTCCCCTGAAGTTTCTGATGAGCCCAGAATCCACTTGGGAGGTGaccaagaagaagcagaaaagaaggaTCTAAAGAGCGTTTTCTTCAACTTTATCCAGAATTTACTTAGTGAGACCATTTTCAAGAGTGACCATAGCTCTGAAGTCAAGGTGCCAGAACAGCCAATTAGGGAAGGAGAGGGCCGCCAGTGTGAAAGACCTGTAACACCTTCTCCCATCAAATTAAGTGAAGACGATGAGGCTGGTGGTCCCTTTGCTGGCTTGACCAAGATGGTTGTCAACCAACTAGATGGCCACATGAATGGGCAGATGATAGAACATCTGACGGACTCAGTGATGAAGTTGTGTCTCATTATTGCCAAGTCCTGTGACTCTCCCTTGGCAGAGCTGGGAGACGATAAGTCTGGGGATGCCAGCAGGCCAACTTCAGCCCTCCCAGATAGTTTATATGCGTGTTTACCAGCCAAGGGCACAGAGACAGCAGAGGCTCTTGTACAGAATGCCTATCAAGCTATCCATAATGAATTGAGAGGATCAGGACAGCCCCCTGAAGAATGTGCAGCACCCAAAGTCATTGTCAGCAATCATAATCTAACTGACACGGTTCAGAACAAGCAACTCCAAGCCGTACTTCAATGGGTAGCTGCCTCTGAGCTCAATGTCCCTATTTTGTACTTTGCTGGTGATGATGAAGGAATCCAGGAGAAG CTACTCCAGCTTTCGGCTGCTGCCGTGGACAAAGGACGCAGCGTAGGTGAGGTTCTGCAGTCAGTCCTGCGCTACGAAAAGGAGCGACAGCTGGATGAGGCGGTGGGAAATGTTACACGGCTGCAGCTGCTGGACTGGCTGATGGTGAACCTGTGA